In Xenopus laevis strain J_2021 chromosome 2S, Xenopus_laevis_v10.1, whole genome shotgun sequence, a genomic segment contains:
- the ecrg4.S gene encoding augurin, whose translation MVLHGDKGSHILSFSLRRCGFTMVVLLFLLVVFLCPDSTNGNKLRIMLQKREAVEPAKPIVSVKENKANEFLNSLKRPKRQLWDRTRPEVQQWYQQFLYMGFDEAKYEDDLVYWMSQGRGGSEYYGGFHQHHYDEDAPIGPRNPYTYRHGAGVNYDDY comes from the exons ATGGTTCTGCACGGTGACAAAGGCAGCCATATTCTATCGTTCTCTCTCAGACGCTGTGGCTTCACTATGGTGGTTCTGCTTTTCCTTCTTGTTGTTTTCTTGTGCCCTG ACAGTACAAATGGAAACAAACTTCGGATAATGCTACAGAAGAGAGAAG CTGTGGAGCCTGCTAAACCCATTGTTTCAGTGAAAGAAAACAAAGCTAATGAGTTCTTGAATTCTCTAAAGCGGCCAAAGCGCCAACTTTGGGATAGGACTCGACCTGAAGTGCAGCAGTGGTACCAACAATTTCTCTACATGGGTTTTGATGAAGCA AAATATGAAGATGATTTGGTTTACTGGATGAGTCAGGGACGTGGAGGCAGTGAATACTATGGGGGATTCCACCAGCATCACTATGATGAAGATGCTCCTATTGGGCCACGCAACCCATATACCTACAGGCATGGAGCTGGAGTCAACTATGATGATTATTAA